A genomic stretch from Candidatus Equadaptatus faecalis includes:
- the hydF gene encoding [FeFe] hydrogenase H-cluster maturation GTPase HydF, translated as MSGLDATPRANRLHIGFFGRRNAGKSSLANLVTGQQAALVSDKAGTTTDPVLKSMELLPLGPVEILDTAGFDDEGELGKLRVEKTEEMLNRTDLALLVVSAAAYGDLSFEREWREKFSAAHTPVLGVLNKKDLLSGEELQTVLEKLSKELEIKFVAADANDKACRAELLSAIVSAAPTDFEKPVLCGDLFKPGSCVLLVAPQDRQAPKGRLILPQVQVIRDILEHHGSAYVCTPEELPAALASLKKNPDLVITDSQVFAEVAKVLPEETPLTSFSILLARSKGELSQFVAGARKIGELKETDRVLIAEACTHAPVTEDIGRVKIPCRLRKISGEGLSVDVAAGADFPKDLSPYALIIHCGGCMFTRKQLMSRLIEAAEQNVPITNYGVALAYMNGILDRVVSVFEENGL; from the coding sequence ATGAGCGGACTTGACGCAACACCGCGCGCAAACAGGCTGCATATAGGATTTTTCGGCAGGAGAAACGCGGGCAAATCAAGCCTTGCAAATCTTGTGACGGGGCAGCAGGCGGCGCTTGTTTCCGACAAAGCGGGAACCACAACGGATCCCGTTTTGAAAAGTATGGAGCTTCTGCCTCTTGGTCCCGTGGAAATTCTGGATACAGCCGGTTTTGACGACGAAGGGGAACTCGGAAAACTCCGTGTTGAGAAAACGGAGGAAATGCTGAACAGAACAGACCTTGCTCTGCTTGTTGTTTCAGCCGCCGCTTACGGCGATTTAAGCTTCGAGCGCGAATGGCGCGAAAAATTCAGCGCTGCGCATACGCCCGTGCTCGGCGTGCTCAACAAAAAAGACCTTCTGTCGGGTGAAGAGCTGCAAACGGTTCTTGAAAAGCTTTCCAAGGAACTTGAAATAAAATTTGTCGCGGCGGACGCAAACGACAAAGCCTGCCGCGCAGAGCTGCTGTCGGCGATAGTTTCCGCTGCGCCGACAGATTTTGAAAAGCCGGTGCTTTGCGGAGACCTGTTCAAGCCGGGCAGCTGCGTACTGCTTGTTGCGCCGCAGGACAGACAGGCGCCGAAGGGAAGGCTTATTCTCCCGCAGGTGCAGGTGATACGCGACATTCTTGAGCATCACGGCTCTGCGTACGTCTGCACGCCCGAAGAGCTGCCTGCCGCGCTTGCGTCGCTGAAAAAAAATCCTGACCTTGTCATAACGGACTCGCAGGTGTTTGCCGAGGTCGCAAAGGTACTTCCGGAAGAAACGCCTCTTACGTCGTTTTCAATACTGCTTGCCCGTTCAAAGGGCGAGTTGTCGCAGTTCGTTGCCGGTGCAAGAAAAATCGGCGAACTAAAAGAAACCGACCGCGTGCTTATTGCGGAAGCCTGCACGCACGCACCGGTTACCGAAGACATAGGCAGGGTTAAAATACCTTGCAGACTGCGTAAAATATCGGGGGAAGGGCTTTCTGTAGACGTTGCCGCAGGCGCCGATTTCCCGAAAGATTTGTCGCCGTACGCCCTGATAATTCACTGCGGAGGCTGTATGTTCACGAGAAAACAGCTGATGTCGCGTCTGATAGAAGCGGCGGAGCAGAACGTTCCCATAACGAACTACGGCGTTGCGCTTGCTTACATGAACGGAATTCTGGACAGAGTAGTGTCAGTTTTTGAAGAAAACGGGTTATAA
- a CDS encoding 1-acyl-sn-glycerol-3-phosphate acyltransferase → MLYYVVGLVLLIYFTLYHRFTRHGVKNIPKGRPCIYASNHASYLDPPMVGFAVFPRRIRFVAWEKLFTVPVFGTFIRALGAVPVSQENKNSSAALLRMVMGFLKEGSSVFICPEGHRTLTGELSPLEGGVGIMALKTGTPVVPTWCGGTFRAMAPDMTLPRPTKIYVEFGEPIYMEDLPSELNDREKIALILDKINEFYKKMDAKDKASGILKVRK, encoded by the coding sequence ATGCTTTATTACGTTGTAGGACTGGTGCTTCTGATTTATTTCACGCTTTATCACAGATTTACGAGGCACGGGGTTAAAAATATTCCCAAAGGGCGTCCCTGTATTTACGCCTCCAACCACGCAAGCTATCTTGACCCTCCCATGGTGGGTTTTGCCGTTTTTCCGCGCCGCATACGCTTTGTAGCGTGGGAAAAGCTGTTCACTGTTCCTGTTTTCGGCACCTTTATCCGTGCGCTTGGCGCAGTTCCCGTTTCGCAGGAAAACAAAAATTCTTCGGCGGCGCTGCTGCGTATGGTTATGGGTTTTCTGAAAGAGGGCAGCTCAGTTTTCATCTGTCCGGAGGGGCACAGAACGCTTACGGGGGAGCTCAGTCCTCTTGAAGGCGGCGTAGGAATTATGGCGCTCAAAACAGGTACTCCTGTAGTTCCAACCTGGTGCGGCGGAACATTCCGCGCTATGGCGCCTGATATGACCCTGCCCCGCCCGACAAAAATTTACGTGGAATTCGGAGAGCCGATTTATATGGAGGATTTGCCGTCAGAGCTTAACGACAGGGAAAAAATAGCGCTGATACTTGACAAAATAAACGAATTTTACAAAAAAATGGACGCGAAAGACAAGGCGTCAGGAATTCTCAAGGTGAGAAAATGA
- a CDS encoding M23 family metallopeptidase, translated as MFSKTKRFKFLAVLLLVLIFALPSAAKETSGRSGSTSAKSSVRSSAKKESKSGTKKRGGKKKRRSRACCTSSHESEEQKKKIAAETKKLEENPDLSGDIPELAEDQLVWPVKYGYISRGVRGRHSGVDMMSRAGDPVYAVADGVVEFIAINSAKYSGYGKMAVIRHDGKKLWSLYSHCSEIYLNVGQEVKRGQKIASVGRTGRATCNHLHFELRGENKKLLNPLEYLPEEGALGKKYVPH; from the coding sequence ATGTTTTCAAAAACAAAACGTTTTAAATTTCTTGCGGTGCTTTTGCTTGTCTTGATTTTTGCCCTGCCTTCCGCGGCAAAGGAGACTTCTGGCAGGTCAGGCAGTACTTCAGCCAAAAGCAGCGTACGGAGTTCTGCAAAAAAAGAAAGCAAATCAGGAACCAAAAAACGCGGCGGCAAAAAGAAGCGCCGTTCGCGCGCCTGCTGTACAAGCTCGCACGAAAGCGAAGAGCAGAAAAAGAAAATAGCGGCTGAAACGAAAAAACTTGAAGAAAACCCTGACCTTTCGGGAGACATTCCTGAACTTGCGGAAGATCAGCTCGTGTGGCCGGTAAAATACGGCTACATATCACGGGGTGTGCGCGGGAGACACAGCGGCGTTGATATGATGAGCCGCGCCGGTGACCCTGTCTACGCGGTTGCAGACGGAGTTGTCGAATTTATAGCGATTAACAGCGCAAAATACAGCGGATACGGAAAAATGGCGGTTATCCGCCATGACGGGAAAAAATTGTGGTCGCTCTATTCTCATTGTTCCGAAATTTATTTGAATGTCGGACAGGAGGTAAAAAGGGGGCAGAAAATCGCCTCGGTGGGCAGAACCGGACGCGCAACCTGCAATCATCTGCATTTTGAACTGCGCGGGGAAAACAAAAAGCTGCTTAATCCCCTGGAATATCTGCCTGAGGAAGGCGCACTCGGCAAAAAATACGTGCCGCATTAA